A genomic stretch from Rhodothermales bacterium includes:
- a CDS encoding extracellular solute-binding protein, whose product MSSGFHRGIILACTLLVAGCASAPDVPRIRIWHQKIGPERLFFERVVAQYNADNTDHVVEVLYRETEEARNLFVIASVGGKGPELLFGPSDNVSVLALTESIMPIDRVLTSEYLSQFNDEGVLSWNDQPWMVADQVGNHLMFVYNKRYITEPPETISEMISMLTELASRPEVTYGLTWNYTEPFFFLPFLTGYGGWVMDEDGRPSLNTEATVKAIRLILDLRDKYRVIPGTTDYDTAEATFKEQRVAAIINGPWSWTGYEQVGIDYGLSRIPMNDETGLWSAPVISSKGYCVNANVPDEKLPFVRRVLEYLTSAEMQAAMAAELTTIPVMTSVRESEVMNENPRLKQSLAQIEVSRPMPIDPKMRQIWDGMRGPYQLVMNGAVSPEEGARLMQREVEKRIADTFL is encoded by the coding sequence ATGAGTAGCGGCTTCCACCGGGGAATTATACTTGCGTGCACGCTTCTTGTGGCCGGCTGTGCCAGTGCGCCCGATGTACCCCGAATTCGGATCTGGCATCAGAAGATCGGTCCGGAGCGTCTGTTCTTCGAACGGGTTGTCGCCCAGTACAATGCGGACAATACGGATCACGTCGTTGAAGTGCTTTATCGCGAGACGGAGGAGGCGCGTAACCTGTTCGTGATCGCATCGGTGGGAGGGAAAGGTCCAGAACTTCTCTTTGGGCCATCGGACAACGTGTCGGTGCTGGCGCTTACGGAGTCGATCATGCCGATTGATCGTGTCCTGACGTCCGAATATCTCTCGCAGTTCAACGACGAGGGCGTACTCAGCTGGAACGATCAGCCGTGGATGGTCGCAGATCAGGTTGGCAACCATCTGATGTTCGTCTACAACAAGCGTTACATCACGGAACCGCCCGAGACGATCTCGGAAATGATCTCGATGCTCACTGAGCTCGCGAGTCGTCCCGAAGTCACGTACGGATTGACGTGGAACTACACGGAGCCTTTCTTTTTCCTTCCGTTTCTTACGGGGTACGGAGGGTGGGTCATGGACGAAGACGGTCGTCCGTCGCTGAATACGGAGGCGACGGTAAAGGCCATCCGCCTCATACTGGACCTCCGCGACAAGTACCGCGTGATTCCGGGCACGACCGATTATGACACCGCGGAGGCGACGTTCAAGGAGCAGCGCGTGGCGGCCATCATAAACGGACCGTGGTCGTGGACCGGATACGAACAGGTGGGCATCGATTACGGTCTGTCGCGCATTCCGATGAACGACGAAACCGGATTGTGGAGCGCACCGGTCATCTCGTCCAAGGGTTACTGTGTGAACGCGAACGTACCCGACGAAAAGCTTCCGTTCGTTCGCCGCGTACTTGAGTATCTCACGAGTGCTGAGATGCAGGCGGCGATGGCCGCCGAACTGACGACGATTCCGGTCATGACGTCCGTCCGCGAATCGGAAGTGATGAACGAGAACCCGCGGCTCAAGCAGTCACTTGCACAGATCGAAGTGAGCCGCCCTATGCCGATCGATCCGAAAATGCGGCAGATATGGGACGGCATGCGCGGGCCGTACCAGCTGGTGATGAACGGCGCCGTATCGCCGGAGGAAGGCGCTCGCCTGATGCAGCGCGAAGTGGAGAAACGAATCGCGGATACATTCCTGTAG
- a CDS encoding sugar ABC transporter permease — translation MSSGGVLDLSVGGSSERRRTRLFLFFLLGPTVVLVFAVVAYPFFFNVVLSLSNMNIYHIRDWDVVGFEQYAAVFQEPKFWEILFKTVVWTLVNIIFHVVLGVFLAVLLHQKFVVGKPAWRVLLIMPWALPQYITALTWRGMFNYDYGAINLMITKYMNLSPVEWLTSPLEAFSAAILTNIWLGFPFMMVIALGGLQSIPAELYEAADVDGASAWKKFWNVTAPLLKPVMLPAITLGIVWTFNNINVVWLVSNMGEPNDQTHILVSFVYKAAFSAYRFGWAAALSMVIFVILFTFSQVFLSRTGATKAAY, via the coding sequence ATGTCGAGCGGCGGAGTTCTGGACTTATCGGTGGGAGGCAGCAGCGAAAGGCGGCGGACGCGACTGTTTCTGTTCTTCCTGCTCGGACCGACCGTAGTCCTTGTATTTGCGGTCGTAGCGTATCCGTTCTTCTTCAATGTGGTTCTGTCGCTTTCGAATATGAACATCTACCACATCCGCGACTGGGATGTGGTCGGTTTCGAGCAGTACGCGGCCGTATTTCAGGAGCCGAAGTTCTGGGAGATCCTGTTCAAGACGGTCGTGTGGACGCTCGTCAACATCATCTTTCACGTCGTACTCGGCGTGTTCCTCGCGGTCCTGTTGCATCAGAAGTTCGTGGTCGGGAAGCCGGCGTGGCGTGTGCTGTTGATCATGCCGTGGGCGTTGCCGCAGTACATCACTGCGCTCACGTGGCGCGGCATGTTCAACTACGACTACGGCGCGATAAATCTGATGATCACGAAGTACATGAATCTGTCGCCGGTCGAGTGGCTGACATCGCCACTAGAAGCCTTCTCAGCGGCCATCCTCACGAATATCTGGCTCGGTTTTCCCTTCATGATGGTGATTGCCCTGGGAGGACTGCAGTCTATTCCGGCCGAGCTATACGAAGCTGCCGACGTTGATGGAGCCTCGGCCTGGAAGAAGTTCTGGAACGTCACTGCGCCGCTGTTGAAACCGGTCATGCTTCCGGCGATCACGCTCGGCATCGTCTGGACATTCAACAACATAAACGTTGTGTGGCTGGTCTCGAATATGGGCGAGCCAAATGATCAGACCCACATCCTTGTGTCCTTTGTGTACAAGGCGGCCTTCAGTGCATACCGGTTCGGATGGGCTGCAGCCCTGTCGATGGTCATCTTCGTCATTCTGTTCACGTTCAGCCAGGTGTTTCTGAGCCGGACGGGCGCGACAAAAGCCGCCTATTAG
- a CDS encoding T9SS type A sorting domain-containing protein, producing MRIMPVGRLFVCAASLSLVLAGMAAAQPINVTFRYVQRPDLNFVRVYNPGDFNNWGNNSAGRIPVGDPSQFTYDAELDEYVYTKTLLVGASHQYKLHFQFNDSGSDWAWFADFYNDRIFTGNNDGNSLVTIKDPMVFQPAGKISTSLNEVERISVGVFGTAAVTAITFEINEVPMDGMPFFDAGKRVFQYTPPSPLSINSTFKLIATDAMGRSDSVSVGDPAPIVVDEPAPPGVRDGVTMDDADPSRVTLALFAPGKNFVHVIGDFNNWEVSDDFLMKRDSINADSIRWWLTLDGLTPGQEYGYQYLVDNQIRVADPYATKLLDPSHDGFLASVYPGLKAYPTGETTQMVGVFKTGESAFNWAPFERPEQKDLVIYEMLIRDFISNHDYATLIDTLDYIERLGVNAIELMPVAEFDGNDSWGYNPAFHLAPDKYYGPPEDLKRFVDECHQRGIAVILDVVYNHATGQSPLIRLYNASQTGDPSAPPNSNSIYANTTARHPFNVFNDLNHESTATKYWLDRASEYWLEEFNVDGFRFDLSKGFTQVNSTDDSVMRLYDTSRIQILKRMADQLWAVDSTAYVILEHFAEDREERELAEYGIASGRPGMMLWNNKHSNYSEAAMGYHGSGKSNFASVYYGTGGRGWTVPNIVSYMESHDEQWLMFKNLAFGACTRSITNHLVCAPSDPLNFGTYNVRQLNTALDRMKMAGAFFFTLPGPKMMWQFGELGYGYGPDGRECLRPGDELGDCPAGTPSRTGRKPIRWDYRNDPLRERLYGALSAIINLRMNHEVFSSTQTNVELSVSSAVKRIKLSHPTMNVVILGNFGVTPANGTPAFHHPGTWFDFFTGADVPVADASAPLLLAPGEFHIYTNRPVETPESGLITVDVEQEPSELPQAVEFASVYPNPFSGVATLRFALPAPGSAKVEVFDILGRRVAVPVAGRLPAGNHEILWDATDQPSGAYLVRLQSDGVILNRTVVHLR from the coding sequence ATGCGAATAATGCCTGTCGGACGACTATTCGTGTGCGCGGCATCGCTGTCGCTCGTGCTTGCGGGGATGGCAGCAGCCCAGCCGATCAACGTGACGTTTCGTTACGTTCAGCGACCTGACCTGAACTTTGTCCGTGTGTACAACCCGGGTGACTTTAACAACTGGGGCAACAACAGTGCCGGCAGAATCCCGGTGGGGGACCCGTCGCAATTCACTTATGACGCTGAACTCGACGAATACGTGTACACCAAAACCCTGCTTGTGGGCGCCTCGCATCAGTATAAGCTTCATTTTCAGTTCAACGACAGCGGTTCAGATTGGGCATGGTTCGCAGACTTTTACAACGACCGCATTTTCACAGGCAACAACGACGGGAATTCGCTCGTCACGATCAAGGACCCAATGGTCTTCCAGCCAGCGGGAAAAATCAGTACGTCGTTGAACGAAGTAGAACGTATTTCGGTCGGTGTATTTGGAACGGCTGCTGTAACCGCAATTACATTTGAGATCAACGAAGTCCCGATGGACGGCATGCCGTTCTTCGATGCGGGAAAGAGAGTCTTTCAGTACACGCCTCCGTCGCCCCTCTCTATTAATTCAACATTCAAGTTGATCGCGACGGACGCCATGGGGCGATCTGATTCCGTGAGCGTCGGCGACCCCGCCCCCATCGTGGTCGACGAACCAGCCCCTCCTGGTGTTCGCGACGGCGTCACAATGGACGATGCCGATCCGTCCCGCGTCACCCTCGCTTTGTTTGCCCCGGGCAAGAACTTCGTGCATGTCATCGGCGACTTCAACAACTGGGAAGTCAGTGACGACTTCCTCATGAAGCGCGATTCAATCAATGCAGACTCCATTCGGTGGTGGCTAACGCTGGACGGCCTGACTCCCGGACAGGAATACGGGTATCAGTATCTCGTCGACAACCAGATACGGGTTGCAGATCCTTACGCCACGAAACTGCTGGATCCGTCCCATGACGGTTTTCTGGCATCGGTTTATCCGGGACTCAAGGCCTACCCGACCGGCGAGACGACCCAGATGGTCGGTGTCTTCAAAACGGGAGAGAGTGCATTCAACTGGGCGCCTTTCGAACGCCCGGAGCAGAAGGACCTTGTCATCTATGAGATGCTCATTCGCGATTTCATTTCGAATCACGACTACGCAACGCTCATCGATACTCTCGACTACATAGAGCGACTTGGCGTCAACGCCATCGAGTTGATGCCGGTGGCCGAGTTCGACGGGAATGACAGCTGGGGCTACAACCCGGCCTTTCATCTGGCGCCGGACAAGTACTACGGCCCCCCGGAAGACCTGAAGCGTTTTGTGGATGAGTGTCACCAGCGAGGTATCGCGGTGATCCTTGACGTCGTCTATAACCACGCAACGGGTCAGTCACCGCTGATACGCCTCTACAATGCCTCGCAAACGGGGGACCCATCCGCGCCACCAAATTCGAACAGCATCTATGCCAACACGACGGCCCGGCACCCCTTCAACGTTTTTAACGATCTGAACCACGAGAGTACAGCGACAAAGTACTGGCTTGATCGAGCCAGCGAGTACTGGCTGGAGGAGTTCAATGTCGACGGATTTCGTTTTGACCTCTCCAAGGGCTTCACGCAGGTCAACAGTACGGATGATTCAGTGATGCGTCTGTACGACACCAGCCGGATCCAGATACTGAAGCGGATGGCGGATCAGCTCTGGGCGGTAGACTCCACGGCGTATGTCATTTTGGAACACTTCGCAGAGGATCGCGAGGAGCGTGAACTGGCAGAATACGGGATCGCTAGCGGCCGCCCGGGAATGATGCTCTGGAACAATAAGCACTCAAACTACAGCGAAGCGGCGATGGGCTACCACGGCAGTGGCAAGTCCAACTTCGCCAGCGTGTACTACGGAACCGGAGGCCGTGGGTGGACCGTCCCGAATATAGTCTCCTACATGGAGAGCCACGACGAGCAGTGGCTGATGTTCAAGAACCTGGCATTTGGAGCCTGTACGCGGTCGATCACCAATCATCTTGTCTGCGCGCCGTCCGATCCCCTGAACTTCGGGACGTACAATGTTCGCCAGCTCAACACGGCGTTAGACAGAATGAAGATGGCTGGGGCTTTTTTCTTCACCTTGCCGGGTCCCAAGATGATGTGGCAGTTCGGGGAGCTTGGATACGGCTACGGACCGGACGGGCGGGAGTGTCTACGTCCGGGAGACGAGCTGGGCGATTGCCCGGCCGGCACGCCGAGCCGCACGGGTCGCAAACCGATCCGGTGGGATTACCGCAACGATCCTCTCCGCGAGCGGCTCTACGGCGCATTGTCCGCGATCATCAACCTGCGAATGAACCATGAGGTGTTCTCCAGCACCCAGACCAATGTTGAGCTGAGCGTCTCAAGTGCTGTCAAGCGCATCAAGCTGTCGCATCCCACCATGAATGTGGTGATTCTGGGCAACTTTGGTGTCACTCCGGCGAACGGTACACCGGCTTTCCATCACCCGGGTACCTGGTTCGACTTCTTTACCGGCGCTGACGTGCCGGTGGCGGACGCCAGTGCGCCGTTATTACTTGCGCCTGGCGAATTTCACATTTATACGAACAGGCCGGTCGAGACACCGGAGTCGGGTTTGATCACGGTAGATGTGGAGCAGGAACCGTCCGAACTACCACAAGCGGTCGAGTTCGCGTCAGTTTATCCAAACCCCTTCAGTGGGGTTGCGACCCTGAGATTTGCGCTGCCCGCTCCCGGTAGTGCGAAAGTTGAAGTGTTCGACATCCTCGGCCGGCGCGTGGCTGTCCCCGTTGCAGGAAGACTGCCGGCGGGCAATCACGAAATCTTGTGGGATGCCACTGACCAACCCAGTGGGGCCTACCTGGTGCGTCTGCAGAGTGACGGCGTGATTCTTAATCGCACAGTTGTTCATTTGAGGTAG
- a CDS encoding T9SS type A sorting domain-containing protein, whose product MNLPVVLPASQNPNSMKCNRVFFQTNHRSSEMQTTTIKWCWLTAVFLLMTAVVPARAQERVVTLTLNTATIPDTTNANGLIEVRGTADNSPPDTLSDGNIIDWGSASTLEPTNIGGDYWRLQFEIADSLQQFKFFSQQAEDAGLNGWEADPNPKIGPAPGDTTLPLHYFESQSEWRGVSGDRGEYDWRPFGAEGDSVAVWFRVFMKTRDAATNAGYDAENPDITISVRGGPPAPGAPSDWGEKDSTIATLTREVAEMGKTGYDLYSGQITYPASAIGMEQKYKFTVDDDAQDGFTIGWESISDRAFTVPAQDSTLRWKYFNNDPRAPIGTEPVAGTVLYSVDLAPLQAIGVFDRARGDTLEVRGDFNGWDCDNPDDCLLLPDPFEPTVFSQQVALSRVVGSTVNYKYFINFKDDAFIAEFGVDPPAGWEEPLNTTGANRVFEWAGEPLQDIGRTQFNNILSGNIMPDGVTTNVTFTVDMSAALLVTTEPFVPSTDSVFVLVEDPIWNFTQGIEANAGNFARLLAYPLTLEGANVYSGVVPVTGPTYAGIGYKYTYGRPAVDAFQDEAGQGLGSGTGRRRVRFVPANGDGSWPADFSFPSETYQPEGALPFEENPTLVAVEPIDGELPQAISLSQNYPNPFNPTTTFEYAINAPQRVQLHVYDLIGRRVATLVDGVQPANAYRVNFDAKDLASGTYFYRLETADKVMTRTMVLLK is encoded by the coding sequence ATGAATCTGCCGGTAGTCTTGCCGGCATCGCAAAATCCCAACAGCATGAAATGCAATAGGGTGTTTTTTCAAACAAACCACAGGAGTAGTGAAATGCAGACGACTACTATCAAGTGGTGCTGGTTAACCGCTGTGTTCCTCTTGATGACCGCCGTTGTCCCTGCGCGTGCGCAGGAGCGGGTGGTCACGCTGACGTTGAACACGGCGACGATACCTGACACCACAAACGCCAACGGCCTGATTGAGGTACGTGGTACTGCCGATAATTCACCGCCGGACACGCTCTCCGACGGCAACATTATCGACTGGGGTTCCGCCAGCACGCTCGAGCCGACGAACATCGGTGGAGATTACTGGCGACTTCAGTTCGAGATCGCTGATTCTCTGCAGCAGTTCAAGTTCTTCTCGCAGCAGGCCGAAGATGCCGGGCTGAACGGATGGGAGGCAGATCCGAATCCAAAGATCGGTCCGGCGCCGGGCGATACCACGTTGCCGCTGCACTACTTTGAGTCGCAGTCGGAGTGGCGCGGTGTGTCCGGCGATCGTGGCGAATACGACTGGCGTCCCTTTGGTGCTGAGGGTGACTCGGTGGCCGTCTGGTTCCGCGTATTCATGAAGACCCGCGACGCAGCGACGAACGCGGGCTATGATGCAGAGAACCCGGACATCACGATCAGTGTCCGCGGTGGCCCGCCGGCTCCCGGCGCGCCGAGCGACTGGGGCGAAAAGGATTCCACGATAGCTACGCTAACTCGCGAAGTTGCCGAGATGGGAAAGACAGGCTATGACCTGTATTCGGGTCAGATCACGTATCCGGCCAGCGCTATCGGCATGGAGCAGAAGTACAAGTTCACGGTCGACGACGACGCTCAGGATGGCTTCACCATCGGGTGGGAGAGCATTAGTGATCGCGCCTTCACGGTGCCGGCACAGGACTCGACGCTGCGTTGGAAGTACTTCAACAACGACCCGCGAGCTCCCATCGGAACGGAGCCGGTCGCCGGAACGGTCCTGTATTCCGTCGACCTTGCGCCTTTGCAGGCTATCGGAGTGTTCGACCGCGCACGTGGAGATACTCTTGAGGTACGTGGCGACTTCAACGGTTGGGATTGTGACAATCCGGATGACTGTCTCTTGCTTCCCGATCCGTTCGAGCCGACTGTCTTCTCGCAGCAAGTGGCGCTGTCGAGGGTCGTCGGTAGCACGGTCAATTACAAGTACTTCATCAACTTCAAGGATGACGCCTTTATTGCGGAGTTCGGGGTAGATCCACCGGCCGGATGGGAAGAGCCGTTGAACACGACCGGCGCCAACCGCGTATTCGAATGGGCCGGAGAGCCGTTGCAGGACATCGGAAGGACCCAGTTCAACAACATCCTCTCGGGGAACATCATGCCGGATGGCGTGACAACCAACGTCACGTTTACGGTTGATATGTCGGCCGCCTTGCTGGTTACAACGGAGCCGTTTGTACCGTCGACCGACTCGGTATTTGTTCTCGTCGAAGATCCGATCTGGAACTTCACGCAGGGCATCGAGGCGAACGCGGGCAACTTCGCGCGGCTTCTTGCCTATCCCTTGACACTTGAGGGTGCTAATGTGTACTCGGGCGTGGTCCCGGTGACGGGTCCGACGTATGCCGGAATCGGGTACAAGTACACGTACGGCCGGCCTGCAGTGGATGCGTTCCAGGATGAAGCGGGACAGGGTCTGGGTTCGGGCACGGGACGTCGTCGCGTGCGGTTCGTTCCGGCCAACGGGGACGGTAGCTGGCCGGCGGACTTCTCCTTCCCGTCTGAAACGTATCAGCCCGAAGGTGCGCTTCCGTTCGAAGAGAATCCAACTCTCGTCGCGGTTGAGCCTATTGACGGGGAACTGCCTCAGGCCATCTCGCTGAGCCAGAACTACCCGAACCCGTTCAACCCGACCACGACGTTCGAGTATGCGATCAACGCGCCGCAGCGAGTCCAGCTGCACGTATATGATCTGATCGGACGCCGCGTCGCGACACTGGTAGACGGTGTTCAGCCTGCCAATGCCTACCGCGTCAACTTCGACGCGAAGGACCTGGCCAGCGGAACCTACTTCTACAGACTTGAAACCGCGGACAAGGTGATGACGCGGACGATGGTTCTGCTGAAGTAA
- a CDS encoding glycoside hydrolase family 13 protein, with translation MSQVTSGLILCSLLVVAIASCTSEQETGGHLASNTVPDWVADAIFYQIFPERFRNGDPDNDPTHASLDYPERVPATWRPSSWTADWYARADWEVAAGDDFYEHGVFHRRYGGDLAGVIEKLDYLAELGINAIYFNPLFYARSMHKYDGNSFHHIDPFFGPDPVADLELIASETSDPESWHWTTADRLFLDLLAEARDRDIRIVMDGVWNHTGRDFFAFADLRRNGELSPYRDWYRVKRFDDPSTPANEFDYHGWWGAKSLPEFADAPGGDDLHPGPKEYVFEVTRRWMDPDGDGDPSDGIAGWRLDVVPDVPIKFWADWNAHVRSINPDAYTVAEIWLDAGKDVERGGFSGTMNYFAFAMPVKGFLVDDMMTGDAFVRMLKDRMDRYAPANRYGLLNLVDSHDTPRIASMIANRESRYTEPDVFDFDRDSSPRGGRAFDVRKPDTRERRIQRMIALLQATHVGPPMIYYGTESGMWGADDPDDRMPMVWDDLDYDVQRTDPSGRAERADTVAFDRDLYDYYQKIFRVRHERTVLRRGDFEPIGSSDCSQSFGFVRSVGSDRSIVVMNRGNESCTFDIPRPAGWSGVDVVVSTSSDTDVRVTENSATFAVELAPLTAALLEDSTAIQSTRDRNE, from the coding sequence ATGTCACAAGTAACGTCAGGCCTGATCTTATGTAGCCTCCTCGTTGTCGCAATCGCGTCCTGCACGTCTGAGCAGGAGACGGGAGGACACCTCGCCAGCAACACGGTCCCTGACTGGGTGGCCGACGCCATCTTCTATCAGATTTTTCCGGAGCGCTTCCGGAACGGCGATCCTGATAATGACCCGACCCACGCCTCGCTCGATTATCCGGAGCGAGTCCCTGCCACCTGGCGGCCGAGCAGCTGGACGGCCGACTGGTACGCCCGGGCCGACTGGGAAGTCGCTGCCGGTGATGATTTCTATGAACACGGCGTCTTTCACCGGCGGTACGGAGGTGATCTCGCCGGTGTGATCGAAAAACTGGACTACCTCGCGGAACTCGGGATCAACGCCATCTACTTCAATCCGCTTTTCTATGCCCGCTCGATGCACAAGTACGACGGGAACAGCTTCCACCACATCGATCCGTTCTTCGGGCCGGATCCCGTCGCGGACCTCGAACTGATCGCCTCAGAGACGTCCGACCCCGAGTCATGGCACTGGACTACGGCCGACCGGCTTTTCCTCGATCTGCTGGCGGAAGCACGTGATCGCGATATTCGTATTGTCATGGACGGTGTGTGGAATCACACGGGCCGCGACTTCTTCGCTTTCGCAGATCTGCGTCGAAACGGAGAGCTTTCGCCATACCGCGACTGGTACCGCGTCAAACGCTTCGACGACCCGTCAACACCGGCGAACGAATTCGACTACCACGGTTGGTGGGGAGCAAAGAGCCTTCCCGAATTTGCGGATGCGCCCGGCGGTGATGATCTGCATCCAGGTCCGAAGGAATATGTGTTCGAGGTTACTCGCCGGTGGATGGATCCGGACGGTGACGGCGATCCGTCGGATGGGATCGCAGGCTGGCGACTCGATGTCGTTCCGGACGTACCGATCAAGTTCTGGGCAGACTGGAACGCGCATGTGAGATCGATAAATCCTGACGCGTACACGGTGGCCGAAATCTGGCTTGACGCAGGCAAAGACGTGGAGCGCGGCGGCTTTTCCGGAACCATGAACTACTTCGCCTTCGCGATGCCCGTCAAAGGATTCCTGGTTGATGACATGATGACGGGAGACGCCTTTGTCCGGATGCTGAAGGATCGGATGGATCGCTACGCTCCGGCGAATCGATACGGTCTTCTGAACCTGGTTGATTCTCACGACACACCACGCATCGCGTCGATGATTGCAAATCGTGAAAGCCGCTATACAGAGCCCGATGTGTTCGACTTCGATCGTGATTCGTCCCCGCGGGGTGGGCGAGCATTCGACGTCCGCAAGCCGGACACCCGTGAACGCCGAATTCAGCGGATGATCGCGCTGCTTCAGGCGACGCACGTGGGACCCCCGATGATCTACTACGGCACCGAGTCAGGTATGTGGGGCGCCGACGACCCCGATGACAGGATGCCAATGGTCTGGGATGACCTGGACTACGATGTACAGCGGACAGATCCTTCCGGACGCGCAGAGCGAGCCGACACGGTCGCTTTTGACCGGGATCTTTACGACTACTACCAAAAGATCTTCCGTGTCCGACACGAGCGTACTGTTCTGCGCCGCGGCGATTTCGAGCCAATCGGCTCAAGCGATTGCAGTCAATCGTTCGGGTTCGTTCGCAGTGTGGGTTCGGACCGGTCCATTGTCGTCATGAACCGGGGCAACGAGTCATGCACGTTCGATATTCCTCGACCTGCCGGGTGGAGTGGTGTCGATGTCGTCGTTTCGACGTCAAGTGACACGGACGTTCGGGTCACTGAGAATAGTGCTACCTTTGCGGTTGAGCTGGCGCCGCTAACGGCTGCTCTGCTTGAGGACTCGACAGCCATCCAATCCACTCGTGACCGGAATGAGTAG
- a CDS encoding sugar ABC transporter permease, translating to MIKRFESRRFLGMFGTYAVLLVFAFIAIYPVTRIITISLRPGDQLLSTSLAMIPEGASLKNYVHLLTETQFLRWMLNSLVVSLVVTATGVAFASTAGYALSRYKFSGKGAMLSGLLVTQMFPATMLLLPLYVVLIKLHLLNSYLGIVIIYTATALPFCVWQMKGYYDTIPFALEEAARIDGATPWQTFTRVILPLAAPALVITALFSFMTAWNEYVVANVVLQDTELYTLPLGLKMFQGSMQTQWGLYAAGSMLVSVPVVALFLILSRFLISGLTLGAVKG from the coding sequence ATGATCAAACGGTTCGAGTCAAGGCGGTTTCTGGGAATGTTCGGTACCTATGCCGTCCTCCTGGTGTTCGCGTTTATCGCGATCTACCCGGTAACGCGAATTATCACTATTTCGCTTCGCCCGGGCGATCAGCTGTTGTCTACGTCTCTCGCCATGATTCCTGAGGGCGCGTCGCTGAAGAACTATGTGCATCTCCTGACGGAGACGCAGTTCCTCCGGTGGATGCTGAACTCGCTTGTCGTGTCTCTGGTTGTGACGGCAACGGGCGTCGCGTTTGCGTCGACGGCCGGCTATGCGCTATCGCGGTATAAATTCTCCGGCAAAGGCGCGATGCTCAGCGGCTTGCTCGTCACGCAGATGTTTCCGGCCACGATGCTTCTGCTTCCCCTCTACGTGGTGCTGATCAAGTTGCACCTGCTGAATTCGTATCTGGGGATTGTCATCATCTATACCGCCACGGCGTTACCGTTTTGCGTGTGGCAGATGAAAGGCTACTACGACACCATTCCGTTCGCGCTCGAAGAGGCGGCTCGCATTGACGGCGCGACTCCATGGCAGACGTTTACCAGGGTGATCCTTCCGCTCGCGGCACCCGCACTGGTGATCACCGCGCTCTTCTCGTTCATGACGGCGTGGAACGAGTATGTGGTCGCGAATGTCGTTCTGCAAGACACCGAGCTGTACACGCTGCCCCTCGGGCTGAAGATGTTTCAGGGGAGCATGCAGACACAGTGGGGCCTGTATGCGGCCGGTTCGATGCTGGTCTCGGTGCCGGTCGTTGCGCTCTTCCTCATTCTCAGTCGCTTCCTCATTTCCGGATTGACGCTCGGCGCTGTTAAGGGATGA